The genome window aagcagttatcataaaatcataaacttttccaaagttttggaaGTCAGTGGTTATTCTTTTGCAAAGATGTGCGAGTGTGTGAGGCCACAAGGATAGAAGACATGTAAGTGGTTTGTATTGTAAGCGATCACCTGTAGACAGGCAGAGGAAGGTAGTTCTCTCCTTCTATGCGGATGTCTGGGTACCGCTGGGACAAAGCCTGCATGTACTCCTCAAACACCCGCTTGTATCCTCAGGAGATActgcagaaaacaaacaagacacaCCTTACAGCCTTTGGTTCACTACCACAGGCTGACATGAAATACTACCGACTCTTGTGCAGTAACTACACAAATAACGTTTCCCATTTCAGACTGTGATAAATGATCTCCCATTGGAAACTATATATTAAAGTAGCCTCAAATTGGCTTTATAAATCCATGAATGCTGCATTATTAAACGTGCAGCGTCTCAAATGACTTAAGTGCAAGCACACAGACACATGGGCTGATCCTCAAATGACAGCTCTCCACTTAACACCAGATTACTGGACGATTATAACATCCTACCGAGGTTATCTGCGAGACTACTTGTGCCATATGAGACACATTAACACTCTTTGTATACTGTTACAGTACACATTCCGTTGCTTAAGTGTGGTTAATATATCTCTGCGAGGTTAATCACGTCAAGCAGAGCTACCATCAACAATGTCATACTCTGGTCGGCTTGTACCGGGGACAGACATAAAAACGCCCAAACTCTCACTCACCAGATCTGGAATTTAAGAAGAGGACCCGTGGCAAACTGCACCTTCATTTTCTTGACGGCACTGTTATCTGCAGAGACACTGTAAAGATAACAGGCCCATAATATCACGACCGAGAGAGGTAACCAGCGCATCTCTCAAACAACGATAAGTGAGTGAACTGAAAACAGGAAGTGGTGTACTGAATTTCATACGGGTAATCCAGGAAGCCACGCTGGGATTGGTTCGCGATTGCTTGACGTGGGGTCACATATTTTGACGAAGAAAGTCTCTCAGTTCAACgaatctgttcttttgaacagttcGTTTCAAAGAACAATTGAACAATTGATGAcgttaacaaaagcaaacaaacaaaacaaaaaatatatattatatatatataaatatataataatatatataaaaaataatttagtagaCCATAATTCCAATGTTTTGCCTTGGATaggcataaaaaaatatttgaaaagtaaaaaatgtataattattgtaTGATATGGATTATTTTCTATTGTTCTGTATTTGTTGAAACAATGTTAAGTCGTATGTATggtatgaattaaaataaaaatccataacAATTCAGCTTCCTTACGTAGTCACGCAATAATAGcgcttattaaaaatgtatattttcaagTTCAGTTAACTGCAAACTGTAGACAGTCAACTAATAAATGAATAGTCCTTCATTAAATAACATTAGCTATTTCCAGATATAAATTTACACTTCTCCTAGCTGTTTTAAAccacattaaattgttttaaacgTGTTTAAACATGTTACAAATAATATGTAACTTTTTAAACACCACGTACACTCACTGTGCAAGAATCCAAGATTTATATGCCAATTGAAGGTATCGATCAAGCTCTACACAATACGCAAGGcttgtaaaactttttaaaaactaaatttaataaatGATTCAAAAAACGGGCGGGTCCGTGCATCAGTCCATTTGTGATCTTCCGGTATGGGCGGAGCTTACATTCTGTGTACGTAGACAAAAAAAATCGACGTAGTTCTCTCTTCATCCTCAATAGTTTGAGTTCGCAGTATTTGTAACCGTCACCAGCTCACTTTTACAAACCACCAGCATTTTTAACGATGGTCGCCAAACAGAGGATTCGTATGGCCAACGAGAAACACAGCAAAAACATCACCCAGAGAGGCAACGTCAAAGCATCGGTATGACAAATCTTCTTGATGCTCCATAATGTAACAACGGAAGTGAAATTAACTTAACGTAAGGTATTAACTTGATTTTAAAGTGAAGCGTTTaaaggtattattattaatattaggaaTTATTGATTTTGCAGTGAAATAGTGTTTCTTAATACTACATTGTATGCTTTCATTGCTAAACCTCATTGCGTTACTACTAACTACTATACAACTAAAAACAGCGCTAATGTAAATTCACGCAGAGAAACGTCAGTGATGATAAAGTCTCGGTGGGACCGTGGCTCTTGGCGCTCTTCATCTTTGTTGTCTGCGGCTCAGGTGAGTTACTTACCAACACAAAAGATTTCCAAGTGATCTGTCATATTTAAGATCAAATCATAAACACattatgttaaattaaatagtattttatttttatactagcATATGTTGCCATTTTTGTTAAGTCCAAGGTAGGTAGACAAAGCTGACCTCCACTCATTTTTTGGCACACTGTGAAACCTTGCACTGTAGTGAAGGCCAAGATAATAATGCACACTATTTACATGGACAAGGCTGGACTGATAGCATGACTTTATCTGCTTATTTTCACTGGGGACAACACGTGGATCTGCAGGTGCTCTTACTCTTAAAACGGCATTGAAGAACATTGCCAACAAGTGCTAAAGTGCTCCCCTGAAGAGCAATGGATCTACTTGCCAGCTTGCTTAAAGTTTTTGATACATAGCTTAAAAGATTTAGCCTTTTTGACAATGACATAAACAGCTCCATCCAGATTTGATATGGCACATGCTCTTGACTTATTTATGGGTTGCTGCCAGTTTTTACCAGATTATATTTGCTTTGAACAAATGACATTTTGGTTGTGTTATTTCAGTCATCTTGCACTCTGTTTGCTTGCCCTAACTTTTGTACTGTGGAGAAGCGTAAGGTTTTCACTGTTAGAGATGACACTGTTTTGGGAAAAGCAAATAGTtttcttttgtgagagaaaagagCACAGTGGCCCATTATATCCCGCTTAATCCTGAAGATGGCGTTTATGTTAAGCATTGACTTCACCAAGTGCAGGTTTTCAATACTCTTCCTCCTCAACTTTTCCGAAGGTTGGAATGTCTGCcttctgtaatgtgtgtgtgtgtgtgtgtgttttgttttttctcttcTCAGCAATATTCCAGATCATTCAGAGTATTCGAATGGGCATGTAAAGAGGACCAGTGATTTATCAAGTATGCTCTCCTTGCCAGTTCCACATGCTGCAACTTTAACAAGGAGCCTCTCTTGAAGGCTTTGTGCTGATTTTATTGGTTTATCATCTATGAGGTGCAGCAATCTTGTCATTCCTCTCTGGTGCCTTGTTAATGAAGAAAAATCAAAAAGCCATAAAATTGCATTGCGATCAATTgtaatgttattattgttgttattttttttgtttcaaatttaTCTTGATGTTATGTAAAAATCGTTGTATGTCACAAGCagtgatgtgatttgtaattcCTGACTTCTCGTTCATTCCTGAAATaattgtgcagaaattattatttaatgtgtttttgattgcaacccccccccccccccccaacctaaCAGCCATTTAGAAATTTGCACAGGATGAAGTGTTACGAAAAAGAAAGCTAGTCAGCAAATCGAAATCACAGATGTAAAAATTGTCTCTTATCACGCAttatattgcttttcttttacttgttttctttgtaatttaATAGCTGCCTCCTTCCCTCTAGAATATGGAACCTGAAAAATGTAGTTCTCTTGCACATATTCTTGTCGTTGTGGTACTGTTTACCAGAATGTAGCTTAGCAATTCAGCTTTTTTTCAGAACTGATGATgctttatatactgtatgataGCGTGAAGGagtaaagaggaagaggaacAGACCtggactaaaataaaatataaaaaaaaattgcatgtgtttttattttttatcagttagGTGAAGATCTTCACAATCTGTTTGTAATTTAACCAACAGTTATCTAAGGTGTGTCAGCTACCCAATAAACCTATAAGCAGGAGTATACATTGCTTATATTtattaccaataaaaaaaaaattgtataatgaCATAATCAaagtaattaaacaaaataatacatgaaCAGTAAGGAGCATAAGAGTGCAATCTAGTAGGTTAAATGAAACATACCATC of Carassius gibelio isolate Cgi1373 ecotype wild population from Czech Republic chromosome A2, carGib1.2-hapl.c, whole genome shotgun sequence contains these proteins:
- the LOC128022308 gene encoding stress-associated endoplasmic reticulum protein 1-like — its product is MVAKQRIRMANEKHSKNITQRGNVKASRNVSDDKVSVGPWLLALFIFVVCGSAIFQIIQSIRMGM